The following are encoded together in the Robertmurraya sp. FSL R5-0851 genome:
- a CDS encoding HIT family protein yields the protein MSDCIFCKIVNGDIPAAKVFENDHVVAFLDISQVTKGHTLIIPKVHKENLYELTPEISSELFKVAPKIANAIKDAYHPVGLNLVNNNGEKAGQSVFHFHMHLIPRYGEGDGFGAVWKSNQSNYTPDDLRKIADSISSEL from the coding sequence ATGAGCGATTGTATTTTTTGCAAAATTGTGAATGGAGATATTCCCGCAGCGAAAGTATTTGAAAATGACCACGTGGTTGCGTTTTTAGATATAAGCCAAGTAACAAAGGGACATACATTAATCATTCCAAAGGTACATAAGGAAAATCTATACGAATTGACTCCCGAAATTTCTAGCGAATTATTCAAAGTGGCTCCTAAGATTGCCAATGCCATTAAAGATGCGTATCACCCAGTTGGTCTAAATCTTGTGAATAATAATGGTGAAAAAGCTGGACAATCCGTGTTCCACTTCCACATGCATCTGATTCCACGCTATGGTGAAGGAGATGGATTCGGTGCTGTTTGGAAGTCTAATCAAAGTAACTACACGCCAGACGATCTTCGTAAAATTGCGGATTCTATCAGTAGCGAATTGTAA
- a CDS encoding ABC transporter ATP-binding protein, protein MTLLQLSNITGGYTRNPVLKDISFDVKANEIVGLIGLNGAGKSTTIKHIIGLMEPQSGEITINGKAIHTSKEEYRREFTFVPETPILYDELTLDEHLRLTAMAYGLEEKTFQERKETLLKEFRMSKRLKWFPAHFSKGMKQKVMIMCAFLVQPSLYIVDEPFVGLDPLGIQSLLDLMKKMKESGAGILMSTHILATAERYCDRFVILHEGKVRAKGTLAELREQFSMPDATLDDLYIQLTKEEDYV, encoded by the coding sequence ATGACACTTTTGCAGCTTTCAAATATAACCGGTGGATATACTAGAAACCCTGTTTTAAAAGACATTTCTTTTGATGTGAAAGCGAATGAAATTGTAGGTCTAATTGGACTGAACGGGGCAGGCAAAAGCACAACCATTAAACATATTATTGGCTTGATGGAGCCACAATCGGGTGAAATTACGATTAATGGAAAAGCGATACATACAAGCAAAGAGGAATATCGAAGAGAATTTACGTTTGTACCCGAAACACCCATTCTTTATGACGAGTTAACATTGGATGAGCATTTACGTTTAACTGCTATGGCATACGGTCTAGAAGAAAAGACCTTTCAGGAGAGAAAAGAAACCCTGTTGAAGGAGTTTCGAATGAGTAAGAGGCTAAAGTGGTTTCCTGCTCATTTCTCAAAAGGAATGAAACAAAAGGTAATGATTATGTGTGCTTTTTTGGTTCAGCCTTCTCTTTACATTGTGGATGAACCTTTTGTAGGTCTGGATCCACTTGGAATTCAATCTTTGTTAGATCTTATGAAGAAGATGAAGGAAAGCGGTGCAGGGATATTAATGTCTACCCACATACTTGCAACGGCGGAAAGATATTGTGATCGGTTTGTTATTCTTCACGAAGGTAAGGTTCGTGCAAAGGGCACTTTAGCAGAATTAAGGGAGCAATTTTCAATGCCAGATGCTACACTTGATGATCTTTATATCCAACTGACAAAGGAAGAAGATTATGTTTGA
- a CDS encoding ABC transporter permease, translating to MFDALKLWRERLGTASKEIGRYSRYIFNGHIVIVLVFLLGTAAFYYQEWVKTLSSDFPVALLMAIILSLVVTISPIFTFVVDPDKVFLLALEERLQSYFNRSILLSFFIGLYLLVLFLGVLMPIYAQVTGSGFHHFLPFLVVLAGLKLLNLYIRWRVQYYVEESTQRLDTVIRFVVNGVFLYLLFNQAAIWLIGVVAFLLLLLFFTYYNQTQNKGLKWERLIQLEDRRMMSFYRLANLFTDVPKLKDEVKRRRCLDWIPSSLPYHQDATFLHLFLQTFIRGGDYLGLWIRLTVIGGLVLYFVTFGYGQILFVVLFLYLTGFQLLPLWNHHQNKLWIQLYPVKEITKKISFQKLLFVVLSIQSLLLSISIILKGDLMISAVALFAGVAFSYLFVYQYSHKKLT from the coding sequence ATGTTTGATGCACTTAAGTTGTGGAGGGAGCGACTCGGTACAGCAAGTAAAGAAATTGGTCGTTATTCTCGATATATTTTTAACGGTCATATTGTCATTGTCCTGGTATTTTTATTAGGAACGGCTGCTTTCTACTATCAAGAATGGGTAAAGACATTATCAAGCGATTTTCCCGTAGCCCTATTAATGGCAATCATTTTGTCCCTAGTGGTTACAATTAGTCCTATTTTTACTTTTGTAGTTGATCCTGATAAAGTGTTTCTTCTTGCCCTTGAAGAAAGACTTCAATCATATTTTAATCGCAGCATTCTTTTGAGTTTTTTCATTGGCTTGTACTTGTTAGTACTTTTCCTCGGTGTCTTAATGCCGATTTATGCTCAAGTAACAGGAAGTGGTTTTCATCATTTCCTCCCGTTTCTTGTCGTCTTAGCAGGGCTAAAACTGTTAAATCTGTATATTAGATGGAGAGTACAATATTATGTGGAGGAGTCCACTCAAAGGCTAGATACGGTCATCCGGTTTGTGGTGAATGGAGTATTTTTATATCTTTTGTTCAATCAAGCAGCTATTTGGTTAATTGGGGTTGTCGCTTTTTTATTACTTCTTCTTTTCTTTACTTACTATAACCAAACACAGAATAAGGGGTTAAAATGGGAGCGTCTTATTCAGCTAGAAGACAGAAGAATGATGTCATTCTATCGCTTAGCCAATCTGTTTACAGATGTTCCGAAGTTAAAGGATGAGGTAAAGAGACGCAGGTGTTTAGATTGGATACCCTCAAGTTTGCCCTATCATCAGGATGCTACTTTTTTACATTTATTTCTTCAAACTTTTATCAGAGGTGGAGATTATTTAGGCTTGTGGATACGTCTGACTGTTATTGGAGGACTAGTCCTTTATTTTGTCACTTTTGGATATGGACAAATTCTTTTTGTTGTACTGTTTCTTTACTTAACAGGTTTTCAATTACTCCCATTATGGAATCACCATCAAAACAAGCTATGGATACAGTTATATCCAGTAAAAGAAATAACGAAAAAAATATCATTTCAGAAGCTTCTTTTTGTCGTATTAAGCATTCAATCCCTTTTACTATCCATTTCAATCATCTTAAAGGGTGACTTGATGATTAGTGCTGTTGCATTGTTCGCAGGGGTTGCATTTAGTTATTTGTTTGTATATCAGTATAGTCATAAAAAGCTGACGTAA
- a CDS encoding DUF4023 family protein, whose product MENTSQFVDKLAEDKKKELKNKKRGNNHPEKRLPNKQH is encoded by the coding sequence ATGGAAAATACAAGTCAATTTGTTGATAAACTGGCAGAAGATAAAAAAAAGGAACTAAAAAATAAGAAGCGTGGAAATAATCACCCAGAGAAAAGGCTTCCGAATAAGCAGCATTAA
- a CDS encoding EcsC family protein, translating to MNEYELKIYHEIVLWKRKLLKKSPILQRVSKKSQGKINELIPAKAHQFITDSIKQMVKALLVGSYITTKKENRAGSSLMEKDKMAAEKLSFYRKTATLEGAGTGAGGIFLGLADFPLLLSIKMKYLSEMATIYGFNPEKLEERIFILHVFSLAFSSDEKRLETFEVIENWEARKQNYEDLDWQSFQQEYRDHIDFIKMLQLVPGIGAVVGAYANYNLLDSLGEVAMNCYRLRLLKRAPQPE from the coding sequence ATGAATGAATACGAATTAAAGATTTATCATGAAATTGTTTTATGGAAACGGAAATTATTAAAAAAATCACCAATCCTTCAGCGAGTATCCAAAAAATCACAGGGAAAAATTAATGAGTTAATCCCTGCAAAGGCGCATCAATTCATCACTGATAGTATTAAACAAATGGTTAAAGCTCTACTAGTAGGGTCATATATCACGACAAAGAAAGAGAATAGGGCAGGTTCATCTTTAATGGAAAAAGATAAAATGGCTGCTGAAAAACTTTCCTTTTACCGAAAAACAGCCACTCTAGAGGGAGCAGGAACAGGAGCAGGAGGGATTTTTTTAGGTTTAGCTGACTTTCCGCTGCTACTGTCCATTAAAATGAAATACTTAAGTGAAATGGCTACCATATACGGTTTTAATCCCGAAAAGCTTGAAGAACGAATATTTATTTTACATGTGTTCTCACTAGCTTTCTCAAGTGATGAAAAAAGACTGGAAACATTTGAGGTGATTGAAAATTGGGAGGCAAGAAAACAAAATTATGAAGATCTGGACTGGCAATCTTTCCAACAAGAGTACCGAGATCATATTGACTTTATAAAAATGCTTCAGCTAGTCCCTGGGATTGGAGCCGTTGTAGGGGCATATGCAAACTATAATCTTCTAGACTCTTTAGGAGAAGTGGCAATGAACTGTTATCGTCTTCGTTTACTTAAAAGGGCCCCACAACCTGAGTAG
- a CDS encoding M20 family metallopeptidase yields the protein MLTTLFTKLEDYYPEMVEIRRYLHQHPELSFQEVNTANFIASYYEKLGVEVQRGVGGNGVVAKIQGNYPGKTIALRADFDALPIQDEKDVPYKSTVPGVMHACGHDGHTASLLVLAKVLHELKDELHGTYIMIHQHAEEYAPGGAASMIEAGCLEGVDVIFGTHLWASEPTGKIQYRTGPIMAAADRFVITVQGKGGHGAQPHKTKDSIVVGAQLVSNLQQIVSRRVNPVESAVVTVGSFVADNAFNVIADKAKLIGTVRTFNEDLRDFIADEIERIVKGTCIASDCSYSYEYIKGYPAVVNHKEETEYLVQLANDMEDIKVVEEAELQMGGEDFAYYLQHVKGTFFFTGAKPVGVEIAYPHHHPKFDIDEQALLVAAKTLLSAAINYK from the coding sequence TTGCTTACGACACTGTTTACGAAGCTAGAAGATTATTATCCTGAAATGGTTGAGATTAGAAGATACTTACATCAGCATCCAGAGCTTTCTTTTCAGGAAGTGAATACAGCTAACTTTATCGCATCTTATTACGAAAAACTTGGAGTGGAAGTTCAAAGAGGTGTCGGTGGCAATGGAGTAGTAGCAAAGATCCAAGGAAATTATCCTGGAAAAACAATTGCCTTACGTGCAGACTTTGATGCACTTCCTATTCAGGATGAAAAGGATGTCCCGTACAAATCAACTGTTCCAGGTGTTATGCATGCTTGTGGCCACGATGGTCACACTGCCTCCCTACTTGTCCTAGCTAAAGTACTCCATGAATTAAAAGATGAACTTCACGGTACATATATTATGATTCATCAACATGCAGAAGAGTATGCTCCAGGAGGCGCGGCATCCATGATTGAAGCGGGTTGTCTTGAAGGGGTAGACGTTATCTTTGGTACGCATTTATGGGCAAGCGAGCCCACAGGAAAAATCCAATACCGAACTGGTCCTATTATGGCCGCAGCAGATCGATTTGTGATTACCGTCCAAGGCAAAGGGGGACATGGAGCACAGCCACACAAAACAAAGGATTCCATTGTTGTTGGTGCCCAACTCGTATCCAATTTACAACAGATTGTAAGCAGACGTGTTAATCCAGTGGAGTCTGCTGTCGTAACCGTAGGATCCTTTGTCGCAGACAATGCATTTAACGTAATTGCGGATAAAGCAAAATTAATCGGAACCGTCCGCACATTTAACGAAGACCTTCGTGACTTTATCGCTGACGAAATCGAACGCATTGTAAAGGGTACTTGCATTGCCTCCGACTGCTCGTATTCTTATGAGTATATAAAAGGTTATCCAGCAGTTGTTAACCATAAAGAAGAAACGGAGTATCTGGTTCAACTAGCAAATGATATGGAAGACATCAAAGTAGTAGAAGAAGCAGAGCTGCAAATGGGTGGAGAAGATTTCGCCTATTATCTCCAGCATGTGAAAGGAACCTTCTTCTTTACGGGGGCAAAGCCTGTCGGTGTGGAGATTGCTTACCCACATCATCACCCGAAATTCGACATCGATGAACAAGCCCTACTCGTAGCTGCTAAAACGCTCTTGTCAGCTGCCATTAACTATAAATAA
- a CDS encoding lactonase family protein, whose product MSSADKVIGYVGTYTKGDSEGIYRFVLDTKAGKIEEVELAGKVENPTYVSITGDNKFLYSVSKNGDLGGVTSFSIEEGTGKLQKINDQGSAGSPPCHLEINPDNTALFTANYHKGTVEVHKVNAETGEIQPASSSVAHTGSGPDPRQEKAHTHFSGLTPDGKYVVAVELGIDKIFTYELKEDQLSLVYELSVKPGSGPRHIVFHPTKPLAYVMTEFSGEVLVLQYDSTNGSLKQIQAISTLPSSFTENNQGSAIHISSDGRFVYAGNRGHNSIASFVADENGSLSFLEHTSTEGDWPRDFALDPTESYIVASNQESGNLVLFARDKESGKLSLLQSDITVPYAVCVKFLSI is encoded by the coding sequence TTGAGTAGCGCTGATAAAGTAATTGGATATGTAGGAACGTACACAAAAGGTGATAGTGAAGGGATTTATCGCTTTGTTTTAGACACAAAAGCTGGAAAAATTGAAGAGGTTGAACTTGCAGGTAAAGTAGAAAACCCTACCTATGTTTCTATTACAGGCGATAACAAATTTCTTTATTCCGTTTCAAAAAATGGTGATCTAGGTGGAGTAACTTCTTTTTCAATTGAAGAAGGTACAGGAAAGCTTCAAAAAATTAATGATCAAGGGTCGGCTGGTTCTCCTCCTTGTCACTTAGAGATAAACCCAGATAATACCGCACTGTTTACTGCGAACTACCATAAAGGAACGGTTGAAGTGCATAAGGTAAACGCAGAGACGGGTGAAATCCAACCTGCTTCTTCAAGTGTTGCCCATACTGGAAGCGGTCCAGATCCTAGACAGGAGAAGGCACATACCCACTTCTCTGGCTTAACGCCTGATGGAAAATACGTGGTGGCAGTTGAACTTGGAATTGATAAAATCTTTACATATGAACTGAAAGAAGATCAATTATCTCTAGTTTATGAACTTTCTGTGAAACCTGGAAGTGGCCCAAGACATATTGTGTTTCATCCAACAAAACCACTCGCTTATGTGATGACCGAATTTAGTGGAGAGGTACTAGTTCTTCAATACGATTCAACTAACGGTAGCTTAAAACAAATTCAAGCCATTTCTACACTTCCCTCAAGTTTTACCGAAAACAATCAAGGAAGCGCAATTCACATTAGCTCTGATGGGCGTTTTGTTTACGCTGGTAATAGAGGACATAATAGTATTGCGAGCTTTGTTGCAGATGAGAATGGCTCCCTTTCATTTTTAGAACATACATCTACAGAAGGTGATTGGCCACGTGACTTTGCACTAGACCCTACAGAATCGTATATTGTTGCATCCAATCAAGAGTCAGGCAACCTTGTCCTTTTTGCTAGAGACAAAGAATCAGGAAAGTTAAGTCTTCTTCAATCAGACATTACCGTTCCTTATGCAGTTTGCGTGAAGTTTTTATCTATTTAA
- a CDS encoding BglG family transcription antiterminator, translated as MIISRLMMILGELMGAKVPITSEYLASVIKVTSRTIRNDMKDLQAILEKNGADIKSVRGTGYELVVNNNQQFINFINEVFQDTAETSVGRPDSPEERIRYIITRLLLTNKFVKLDHLADEIFVSRSTILNDVKDIKKILSRYGLSLEKKPNYGLRIKGDEVKVRFCMSDYIFNKKRDELDVVNEQLNILTKEEILVIRNVILALIREHHITLSDVGLNNLIIHVAIACKRIREGNHVLLYSDELNEIIGQKEFSVAEKIVKNLSESLMVDFPENEVAYIAIHLLGTKMIEKSPGEQVEKVIDKKIAQLVSDILAKIDENLSLGISEDKELLEQMCLHIKPAINRYRYGMNLRNPMINEIKANYPVAFQAGLIAGKELKKQLSIDIDENEIGYLALHIGVAMERKQIHHGPKRCLIVCASGVGSARLLYYKLQSTFGPKLDIVDTTEFYKLQQMDLHDIDFIISTVPIQQKMSIPVIHVNTFLGDQDLNKIKSAVSEQTTTLEYTREELVFLQQALLSKEEVLSYMFSNLKEMGLIDDVFIESVKERESLSSTSFGNFVAIPHPLNPLTDETFWSICTLQKPIEWDDKLVQFVCLLSVERDSSGDLQRMYDMLGKVIDDRELVQQLIKAKTYHEFKDTFLKL; from the coding sequence ATGATTATTTCTCGTCTCATGATGATACTCGGAGAACTAATGGGAGCGAAGGTGCCTATTACGAGCGAGTATTTAGCTAGTGTTATTAAAGTAACATCAAGAACCATTCGAAATGATATGAAAGACCTTCAGGCAATCCTTGAAAAGAACGGTGCAGATATTAAATCAGTACGAGGAACAGGATACGAACTAGTTGTAAATAATAACCAGCAGTTTATCAACTTTATAAATGAAGTGTTTCAAGATACGGCTGAAACGAGTGTTGGAAGACCGGACTCACCTGAAGAACGGATACGGTATATTATTACGAGGCTACTTCTAACAAATAAATTTGTAAAGCTTGATCACTTGGCTGATGAAATATTTGTTAGTCGCTCAACCATATTAAATGACGTAAAGGATATTAAGAAAATCCTCTCACGGTATGGATTAAGTTTAGAAAAGAAACCTAATTATGGTTTAAGGATTAAAGGTGATGAAGTCAAGGTTCGCTTTTGTATGTCGGATTATATCTTTAATAAAAAAAGGGACGAACTTGATGTTGTTAATGAACAACTGAATATCCTTACCAAGGAAGAAATACTAGTGATTCGAAACGTCATTTTAGCGCTTATTAGAGAGCATCATATCACCCTATCTGATGTCGGGTTAAATAATTTAATTATCCATGTAGCAATAGCTTGTAAGCGCATCCGTGAAGGGAATCATGTGTTATTGTATTCAGATGAGCTAAATGAAATCATTGGACAAAAGGAATTTTCTGTTGCTGAAAAAATTGTGAAAAACCTAAGTGAAAGCCTCATGGTTGATTTTCCAGAAAATGAAGTCGCTTATATAGCCATTCATCTTTTAGGTACGAAAATGATTGAAAAATCACCTGGTGAGCAAGTGGAGAAAGTGATTGATAAAAAAATTGCTCAATTAGTATCTGATATTCTTGCAAAAATCGATGAAAATCTGTCATTAGGAATTAGCGAAGATAAAGAACTCCTAGAGCAAATGTGTCTACATATTAAGCCAGCAATCAATCGGTACCGTTATGGAATGAACTTGAGAAATCCAATGATTAATGAAATCAAGGCTAATTATCCAGTAGCGTTTCAAGCTGGGCTCATTGCTGGAAAAGAGTTAAAAAAACAACTTAGTATTGATATAGACGAAAATGAAATTGGATACCTAGCCCTCCATATTGGAGTCGCTATGGAGCGGAAGCAAATCCACCATGGTCCGAAAAGATGCTTAATTGTATGTGCATCAGGAGTAGGGAGTGCGAGATTGCTTTACTATAAGCTTCAGTCAACCTTTGGGCCAAAGCTTGATATTGTTGACACAACCGAATTTTATAAACTTCAGCAGATGGATCTACATGATATTGATTTCATTATTAGTACAGTACCTATTCAGCAAAAAATGTCCATTCCAGTCATTCATGTGAACACATTTTTAGGTGATCAAGATTTAAATAAAATTAAGTCGGCTGTATCAGAGCAAACGACAACCCTCGAGTATACAAGGGAAGAGCTAGTTTTCTTACAACAAGCACTTTTATCGAAGGAAGAAGTTTTATCTTACATGTTCTCGAATTTGAAAGAAATGGGTTTGATAGATGATGTTTTCATTGAATCAGTGAAGGAGAGGGAATCTCTTTCTTCCACCTCCTTTGGAAATTTTGTTGCTATTCCACATCCATTAAATCCATTAACAGACGAGACATTTTGGTCGATTTGTACCTTACAGAAGCCAATAGAGTGGGACGATAAACTGGTGCAATTTGTTTGTTTGCTTAGTGTCGAAAGAGATAGTAGTGGAGATTTACAGCGAATGTACGATATGTTAGGTAAAGTGATCGATGATCGTGAGTTAGTACAACAATTAATTAAGGCAAAGACCTATCATGAATTTAAAGACACCTTCTTAAAGTTATAG
- a CDS encoding PTS sugar transporter subunit IIB: MNILLCCAAGMSTSLLVRKMNQISIDQGEINKIWAVPGDVVYKHIKDADIILLGPQVRHLLPELKKLGEEKGIPVDVINTVHYGTCNGTEVLKYAKLLKNK, encoded by the coding sequence ATGAATATCTTGTTATGCTGTGCAGCTGGTATGTCAACAAGCTTGCTAGTAAGAAAAATGAATCAAATTTCAATCGATCAGGGTGAAATCAATAAAATCTGGGCAGTACCCGGGGATGTTGTGTATAAACATATAAAAGATGCAGACATAATCCTATTAGGTCCACAAGTTCGCCATCTACTACCTGAACTTAAAAAGCTTGGAGAAGAAAAAGGCATTCCAGTAGACGTGATTAACACGGTTCATTATGGAACTTGTAATGGTACTGAAGTATTGAAATATGCAAAACTTTTAAAAAATAAATAA
- a CDS encoding PTS sugar transporter subunit IIB, whose product MNILLCCAAGMSTSLLVTKMEAAAKEQGLESKIWAVSADQVKANIDQADVLLLGPQVRYLLPQMQQLGKEKNIPVDSINPIHYGMCNGAEVLKTAVALKN is encoded by the coding sequence ATGAATATTCTATTATGCTGTGCGGCAGGTATGTCTACAAGTTTACTAGTAACAAAAATGGAAGCGGCTGCAAAAGAACAAGGTCTTGAGTCGAAAATTTGGGCTGTAAGTGCAGATCAAGTAAAAGCGAATATCGATCAAGCGGATGTACTTCTTCTTGGACCACAAGTTCGTTACCTTTTACCTCAAATGCAACAACTAGGAAAAGAAAAGAATATCCCAGTTGATTCTATTAACCCAATCCACTACGGAATGTGTAATGGTGCAGAAGTGTTAAAAACAGCTGTAGCACTAAAAAACTAA
- the celB gene encoding PTS cellobiose transporter subunit IIC gives MNKFLGFLESKFMPFAGKLAAQRHLGALKDGIILAMPMIIIGSVFLILGFLPIPGYADFMASVFGDQWLAKLMYPTDATFNMMGLIAAFGIAYRLAERYGIDAITAGVISLCAFLLATPFNVPFTPDGATEAIAVGGAIPVALMGSKGLFVAILIALFSTEVYNLILKKNIVIKMPDSVPPAVSKSFVALVPGFIVITTIFVIRLVIEYFGISSIHDVVQLVLGKPLGLLGGSLIGSIVAYMLIMMLWSAGLHGTNIVAGVLSPVWLMATEENQIAFRAGEELPNIFTSQFFEVFVNIGGTGATFGLAMLMLFWAKSQQMKALGKLSAGPGTFMINEPIIFGTPIVMNPLLIVPFFLTPIVLIIVTYYSMKLGLVAKPAGIAIPWTTPPIIGGYLATGGKISGAVMQAVNVVIALAIYFPFFRMWDKMKQQEEGGVNNSSKVS, from the coding sequence ATGAATAAGTTTTTAGGTTTCCTTGAATCAAAGTTTATGCCTTTTGCTGGTAAATTAGCTGCACAAAGACATTTAGGTGCTTTAAAAGATGGTATTATCCTAGCAATGCCAATGATTATTATCGGTTCCGTATTCCTAATCTTAGGTTTCCTACCGATTCCTGGTTATGCTGATTTCATGGCAAGTGTGTTCGGAGATCAATGGCTAGCAAAATTAATGTATCCAACCGATGCAACGTTTAACATGATGGGTTTAATCGCAGCATTCGGTATTGCGTATCGTCTAGCTGAGCGGTATGGCATCGACGCCATTACAGCTGGGGTAATCTCACTGTGTGCGTTCTTACTAGCTACACCTTTCAATGTTCCGTTCACTCCAGATGGAGCAACTGAAGCTATTGCAGTTGGTGGAGCAATTCCTGTCGCACTAATGGGAAGTAAAGGACTTTTCGTAGCGATCTTAATCGCTTTATTCTCGACAGAAGTGTATAACCTTATTCTAAAGAAAAATATCGTTATTAAAATGCCAGATAGTGTACCACCGGCAGTAAGTAAATCGTTTGTTGCACTCGTTCCTGGTTTTATCGTTATTACTACTATCTTCGTTATTCGCTTAGTAATTGAATACTTTGGAATCAGCAGTATTCACGACGTAGTTCAATTAGTACTTGGTAAACCACTTGGATTATTAGGCGGAAGCTTAATCGGTTCCATTGTTGCCTACATGCTTATCATGATGCTTTGGTCAGCAGGTCTTCACGGAACAAACATCGTTGCAGGTGTACTAAGTCCAGTATGGTTAATGGCTACAGAAGAAAACCAAATTGCGTTCCGTGCAGGTGAAGAATTACCAAATATCTTTACATCACAATTCTTTGAAGTATTCGTCAACATCGGTGGTACTGGTGCTACATTTGGTCTAGCTATGCTTATGCTTTTCTGGGCAAAGAGCCAACAAATGAAGGCGCTTGGTAAATTATCGGCTGGTCCTGGAACATTCATGATTAACGAACCAATCATTTTTGGTACACCAATCGTAATGAACCCATTACTAATCGTACCATTCTTCTTAACACCAATCGTGTTAATCATTGTAACGTACTACTCCATGAAGTTAGGTTTAGTTGCGAAGCCAGCAGGTATCGCGATTCCTTGGACAACGCCGCCAATTATCGGTGGATACCTTGCAACTGGAGGTAAAATTTCAGGTGCGGTTATGCAGGCTGTCAACGTCGTTATCGCTTTAGCTATCTACTTCCCGTTCTTCAGAATGTGGGATAAAATGAAGCAACAAGAAGAAGGCGGAGTAAATAATTCATCAAAAGTAAGCTAA
- a CDS encoding PTS lactose/cellobiose transporter subunit IIA → MATMEETVFQIILHGGNGKSSSMEAIAAAKRGDFSEARAKLQEAADALNEAHHVQTSLIQGEIRGEKVEISLLMVHAQDHLMNAITLKDLATEFVDLYETIKLEKVSS, encoded by the coding sequence ATGGCAACAATGGAAGAAACAGTATTTCAGATTATTTTACATGGTGGAAATGGAAAAAGCTCTTCAATGGAAGCGATCGCAGCAGCGAAGCGAGGAGATTTCTCAGAAGCACGAGCAAAATTACAAGAAGCAGCAGATGCATTAAATGAAGCACACCATGTTCAAACGTCTTTAATTCAAGGTGAAATCAGAGGAGAAAAGGTAGAAATTTCTCTATTGATGGTTCATGCGCAAGATCACTTAATGAATGCGATCACACTAAAGGACTTAGCAACAGAATTTGTGGATCTATACGAAACGATTAAGTTAGAGAAAGTTTCTAGCTAA